A single region of the Drosophila miranda strain MSH22 chromosome 2, D.miranda_PacBio2.1, whole genome shotgun sequence genome encodes:
- the LOC108155325 gene encoding organic cation transporter protein — MPGARRNTESTAREVGRKTDKNMDFEEILAKCGNSSRYQFLLLSLYGFLMVVISMHYFSQNVISFVPDHWCYHEQLANRSFADIEAIYSQFERPACTRLASIDPDGRNATLSPERCNRWIYKYDFGYKSMNTELNWVCDEAYKPRVGQSLFFVGSVCGTLVFGLLGDRIGRIKALILANWCGFLGDFSTIFAESLTSFSLSRFVSGLAADANSYLMYILILEYVSPSLRNVGLNTVLGSFYCLGLIGASWLAVWVGHWRIFLACSSLPLLLVTLFYFLVQESAQWLVTRNDIDGAITRLQRVAKINRREVSDDDFKAFRGYCERHYQKEAQAAKSQTKLLDMLKTPRMRSTAFKLLMIFIIITPCYNTIARNVEGLGISPFIMFSLNALTLPPSGYLQGLLQDRIGRKATAVSWMAITGLFAAGAGLVISLGRNQNVLLLVGLTLAARFGVSIADGASSQFSTELIPTCVRGRGVAVVHVAGFAASFLSPYILHLGTYFRPAPSIILGLLFLAGAYVCLLLPETRNRKLPMSLAEGEEFGKGERMFDFLRNLRKGESQEVETGVEMAAKAKEEDTLMTKTAQQ, encoded by the exons ATGCCAGGCGCCAGGCGCAACACTGAGAGCACCGCTAGAGAGGTGGGCCGCAAAACCGATAAGAACATGGATTTCGAGGAGATTCTGGCCAAGTGCGGCAACAGCAGTCGCTATCAGTTTCTGCTGCTCTCGCTCTACGGTTTCCTCATGGTCGTCATATCGATGCACTATTTCTCCCAGAATGTGATCAGCTTTGTGCCCGACCACTGGTGCTATCACGAGCAGCTGGCCAACCGAAGCTTTGCCGATATCGAGGCCATCTATTCGCAGTTCGAGAGACCCGCCTGCACGCGACTGGCGTCGATCGATCCGGATGGCCGCAATGCCACACTAAGCCCAGAGCGCTGCAATCGATGGATTTACAAATATGACTTCGGATACAAGAGCATGAACACGGAG CTGAACTGGGTGTGCGATGAGGCTTATAAGCCGCGAGTGGGTCAGTCTCTGTTCTTTGTGGGCTCCGTCTGTGGCACTCTCGTGTTCGGTTTGCTTGGCGATCGCATTGGCAGAATCAAGGCTCTGATATTGGCCAACTGGTGCGGCTTCCTGGGCGATTTCTCCACGATATTTGCGGAAAGTTTGACTTCATTTTCCCTGAGTCGCTTTGTGTCTGGTCTGGCGGCCGATGCCAACTCGTATCTCATGTACATACTGA TTCTCGAATATGTCTCGCCCTCACTGCGAAATGTTGGCCTCAACACCGTGTTGGGCAGCTTCTACTGCCTGGGCCTGATTGGGGCCTCTTGGCTGGCCGTTTGGGTGGGTCACTGGCGCATTTTCCTGGCCTGCTCctcgctgccactgctgctcgTGACGCTCTTCTATTTCCTGGTCCAGGAGAGTGCCCAGTGGCTGGTCACGCGCAACGATATCGATGGAGCCATTACGAGGCTTCAGCGCGTGGCCAAAATCAATCGCCGCGAGGTCAGCGACGATGACTTCAAGGCGTTCCGTGGCTACTGTGAGCGGCACTACCAGAAGGAGGCCCAGGCAGCGAAAAGTCAGACCAAATTGCTCGACATGCTCAAGACGCCGCGCATGCGCAGTACAGCATTCAAACTGCTGATGATTTT CATAATTATCACGCCCTGCTACAACACCATTGCCCGGAACGTGGAGGGTCTGGGCATCTCGCCCTTCATCATGTTCTCCCTGAACGCCCTGACGTTGCCGCCCTCGGGCTACCTGCAGGGCCTGCTCCAGGATCGCATCGGTCGCAAGGCCACTGCAGTCAGTTGGATGGCAATTACGGGGCTGTTTGCCGCTGGTGCGGGTCTCGTCATATCGCTGGGCAGAAATCAGAATGTGCTACTGCTGGTGGGTCTGACGCTGGCCGCCCGCTTCGGGGTGTCCATTGCCGATGGAGCCAGCTCGCAGTTCTCCACGGAGCTCATTCCCACCTGCGTGCGTGGTCGGGGGGTGGCTGTGGTTCATGTGGCCGGCTTCGCCGCCTCCTTCCTCTCGCCCTACATCCTGCACCTGGGCACGTACTTCAGGCCGGCTCCTTCGATCATACTGGGTCTGCTCTTCCTGGCGGGGGCCTACGTCTGCCTTTTGCTCCCCGAGACGCGTAATCGGAAGCTGCCCATGTCCCTGGCGGAGGGCGAGGAATTCGGCAAAGGAGAACGCATGTTCGACTTTCTCCGTAACCTGAGAAAAGGAGAGAGCCAGGAGGTGGAAACAGGGGTCGAGATGGCTGCCAAGGCCAAGGAAGAGGACACTCTCATGACGAAAACTGCTCAACAATAG
- the LOC108154926 gene encoding uncharacterized protein LOC108154926 isoform X2: MNDVFELPATHGIGTGHHPHSQSNGEGNGSSHVNGKRTTELAMECLPLSSAGHHPHLMSSGPAVGGGGAVAASPTATVVVGATYPHHLHHHHHHLSHHSPHYSNSYGSHHIHGEQTKSLQELQHEVGALLEFRDLVIETFPDLKHKMASMSVRPSTPTSSVGAMGGSHSVGGGSSSLATRREWEPGIRMTRKLSHKEPSTSSAAVAPSRAEASSSSLTRSRSNSHSGKKEPKSGENNNGSVVQDSGFSTETSSSKEGHSASSTNGAMTVAIAGNRLSGSESDDELFNLLDVIHRRSNRVLEKVELLQSKSCVDEAGASGLTQKQFLEQVERLNREDFKQLRKERDQLLDKLAEMEAETLTARIKAAKMSDRMEEMISVKKDIEEQLKLALAQKLELSLRVQQLQLQQSKSSSSTSQSDYSSQRNFLSSATTVLSNGSRPSNSSSSNNFINSNNTFQPVIVDQPAAQEAAFHQSPGSDTTTATTTTTRRPPPLGRLDGIVSTPGARNTKCRLTDSKRISAILLETNVLELQRHLLTLSVQNQVLSQKLDSSSKSKTLLAKRLDKSGEEFEHLRFQLEEKSIELEGTKAQLRLVESRLQANNSTTNSYLNSSQHDYETNRSSASTTLMLSRRGVPECSVDSSSTAMPAPPVTQISTPSMKAMVPLAMDELQHSSSTESAHDHEGTPGQGQRQAQALHVTPNNNSTLRKSIINSGNPSPLGSSTPSSIAARVMSTSVGGVSPFEQTPPARQNAFRKFGSASKPSKIPLPGSKAAAYFAGKPPTGRPSTGGRSPPSAHNSSSTSYGSKSSLSRSTGNLQSLRRADSASNHSLSTNTSRSSTSSSIPLATTPYSYGSTGNRSQSQTAAAATATTPSPRVLQNSPLPKLKRDTISSRVRHLDSLSRSQQSPEVPKGSNSSASIAAQLSTTLRKDLQLQIGGSAGAPYHHRRGGASAMSGSERAPLGVSRRYSSASVGAAGRLGREQNETLASTTPTSSYGGGGGGDSDSGKNLAEPLDKPNFRFNNRNWQWQLWETSNQNHNTTTNGNEMVLDHQQRYDIHDVSEETAYDSYYTQYTTPDSMDCGSTNLLVTFDYGYSDSIEARAVEPLGVAAAKEDRGEGATDPDGIWFGPPPNDARPFEVHHVQHKMLDESLQSLVSYDVDDFEEEQSETDPDEEVFYDSIECT, translated from the exons AATGACGTCTTCGAACTACCCGCAACGCATGGCATCGGCACCGGCCACCACCCCCACAGTCAGAGCAACGGCGAGGGGAACGGCAGCAGCCACGTAAACGGGAAGCGCACCACTGAGCTGGCCATGGAGTGCCTGCCGCTGAGCAGTGCCGGCCATCATCCGCACCTGATGTCGAGCGGTCCGGCGGTGGGCGGCGGGGGGGCAGTGGCTGCCTCGCCCACGGCCACAGTGGTGGTGGGGGCCACGTATCCGCATCATctgcaccaccaccatcatcatctGAGCCACCACAGTCCGCACTACAGCAACAGCTACGGGAGCCATCACATCCACGGCGAACAGACCAAGTCGCTGCAGGAGCTGCAGCACGAGGTCGGTGCCCTGCTGGAGTTCCGGGATCTGGTGATCGAAACGTTTCCCGATCTCAAGCATAAAATGGCCTCCATGTCGGTCAGGCCCTCGACACCCACCTCCTCAGTGGGCGCCATGGGCGGCAGTCATTCCGTGGGTGGTGGCAGCTCCTCGTTAGCCACAAG ACGGGAATGGGAGCCGGGCATACGGATGACGAGGAAACTCTCGCACAAGGAACCGTCCACGTCGTCAGCGGCTGTAGCTCCGTCCAGAGCGGAGGCATCGTCCTCGTCGCTGACGCGCAGCCGCAGCAATTCGCATAGCGGCAAGAAAGAGCCAAAGAGCGGAGAGAACAACAACGGCAGCGTTGTGCAGGACTCCGGCTTCTCAACGGAGACCAGTTCCTCCAAGGAGGGACACAGCGCCTCCTCCACCAACGGTGCTATGACG gtggccatagCCGGGAATCGCCTGAGCGGTTCAGAGTCCGACGATGAGCTGTTCAATTTGTTGGATGTCATCCATCGCCGATCGAATCGTGTGCTCGAAAAGGTGGAGCTGCTGCAGAGCAAGAGCTGCGTCGACGAGGCGGGGGCCAGCGGCCTGACGCAGAAACAGTTCCTCGAGCAGGTGGAGCGACTGAACCGCGAGGACTTCAAGCAGCTGCGCAAGGAGCGCGATCAGCTGCTCGACAAGCTGGCCGAAATGGAGGCCGAAACGCTGACGGCCCGCATCAAGGCGGCCAAGATGAGCGACCGCATGGAGGAGATGATCAGCGTGAAGAAGGATATCGAGGAGCAGCTGAAGCTGGCCCTGGCCCAGAAGCTGGAGCTGAGTCTGCGCGTCCAACAGTTGCAGCTGCAACAAAGCAAGAGCTCTTCCAG CACCAGCCAATCGGATTACTCCAGTCAACGCAACTTTCTATCCTCAGCCACGACGGTGCTCTCGAATGGCAGTCGCccgagcaacagcagcagcagcaacaactttatcaacagcaacaacacatTCCAGCCGGTCATCGTCGATCAGCCAGCAGCGCAGGAAGCAGCATTCCATCAAAGCCCAGGCAGTgatacaacaacagcaacaacaacaacaacaaggagGCCACCACCATTGGGCCGACTGGATGGCATTGTGAGCACGCCGGGTGCGCGCAATACCAAATGCCGGCTGACGGACAGCAAGCGCATCTCGGCCATTCTGCTGGAGACGAACGTGCTGGAGCTGCAGCGCCACCTGCTCACCCTGTCCGTGCAGAACCAGGTGCTGTCGCAGAAGCTGGACTCGTCCAGCAAGTCCAAGACGCTGCTGGCCAAGCGGCTGGACAAGAGCGGCGAGGAGTTCGAGCACTTGCGCTTTCAGCTGGAGGAGAAGAGCATCGAGCTGGAGGGCACCAAGGCCCAGCTGCGGCTCGTGGAGTCCCGTCTGCAGGCCAACAACAGCACCACCAATTCGTATCTGAACTCGTCGCAGCATGACTACGAGACGAATCGCTCGTCGGCCTCTACCACCCTGATGCTGAGTCGCCGCGGGGTGCCCGAGTGCTCGGTGGACTCCTCTTCGACGGCCATGCCCGCACCGCCAGTCACACAGATCAGCACGCCCAGCATGAAGGCCATGGTGCCGCTGGCCATGGACGAGCtgcagcacagcagcagcaccgagtCGGCCCACGATCATGAGGGGACCCCAGGCCAGGGGCAGCGGCAGGCGCAGGCCCTGCACGTCAcgcccaacaacaacagcacgcTGAGAAAGAGCATCATCAATTCAGGGAACCCCAGTCCGCTGGGCAGCAGCACACCCAGCAGCATTGCGGCCCGGGTGATGAGCACCAGCGTGGGTGGGGTCAGTCCCTTTGAGCAGACGCCGCCGGCGCGACAGAACGCCTTCCGGAAGTTCGGAAGTGCCAGCAAGCCGAGCAAGATACCGCTGCCTGGTAGCAAGGCGGCGGCCTATTTTGCCGGCAAACCGCCCACGGGCAGACCCTCGACGGGGGGACGATCGCCACCATCGGCGCATAACTCCAGCAGCACTTCGTACGGCAGCAAGTCCTCGCTGAGCCGCAGCACAGGCAACCTACAGAGCCTGCGGCGAGCCGACTCGGCCTCCAATCACTCGCTGAGCACCAACACCAGCCGGAGCTCCACATCGTCGTCGATACCGCTGGCCACCACACCCTACTCATACGGCTCGACGGGCAATCGCAGCCAGTCGCAGACGGCtgccgcagccacagccacaactcCGTCCCCGCGTGTGCTCCAGAACTCGCCGCTTCCGAAGCTGAAGCGCGACACGATCAGCTCTCGGGTGCGGCACCTGGACTCGCTGTCGCGTTCCCAGCAATCGCCGGAGGTGCCCAAGGGCAGCAACAGCTCCGCCTCCATTGCAGCCCAACTGAGCACGACGCTTCGCAAGGATCTCCAGCTGCAGATCGGCGGCTCGGCGGGGGCTCCCTATCACCATAGACGTGGCGGGGCCTCGGCCATGTCGGGCAGCGAACGTGCTCCGCTGGGTGTGTCGAGGCGGTATAGCAGCGCCTCTGTGGGGGCCGCTGGAAGGTTGGGGCGGGAGCAGAACGAAACTCTGGCCTCCACCACGCCCACGTCCAGCTATGGGGGCGGCGGAGGCGGCGACAGTGATAGTGGCAAG AACTTGGCCGAGCCTCTTGACAAGCCAAATTTCCGTTTCAATAACCGCAATTGGCAATGGCAGCTATGGGAAACGAGCAACCAGAACCACAATACCACTACCAACGGCAATGAAATGGTTCTGGATCATCAGCAGAGATACGATATTCACGATGTGTCCGAGGAGACGGCCTACGATTCGTATTACACCCAATACACAACGCCCGACTCGATGGACTGTGGCAGTACCAATCTGCTGGTGACCTTCGACTATGGCTACAGTGATTCGATTGAGGCCAGAGCTGTGGAGCCCCTGGGCGTGGCTGCAGCTAAGGAGGATCGGGGCGAAGGCGCCACCGACCCTGATGGCATCTGGTTTGGTCCCCCACCAAACGATGCCAGGCCCTTCGAGGTACATCATGTGCAGCACAAGATGCTCGATGAGAGCCTGCAGTCCCTGGTTTCCTACGATGTAGATGATTTTGAGGAGGAGCAATCGGAGACAGACCCAGATGAGGAGGTCTTCTATGATAGCATTGAGTGCACTTGA